One genomic segment of Ancylobacter sp. IITR112 includes these proteins:
- the nuoL gene encoding NADH-quinone oxidoreductase subunit L: protein MHQAIVFLPLVGFFIAGLFGRLIGARASELVTTGLLMISAFFAWIVFFQTAFGGQSGTVELFTWMASGKLDVTWSIRVDTLTAVMLILVTTVSSLVHLYSMGYMHEDPSRPRFFAYLSLFTFAMLTLVTSDNLVQLFFGWEGVGLASYLLIGFWYDKPSACAAAMKAFIVNRVGDFGFALGIFAVYLMTGSVAFEQVFAAAPALMDKNILFLGHEWHAPTVICLLLFIGAMGKSAQLGLHTWLPDAMEGPTPVSALIHAATMVTAGVFMVARLSPLFELSPTALNVVLFVGASTAFFAATIGCVQNDIKRVIAYSTCSQLGYMFTALGTGAYSVGVFHLLTHGFFKALLFLAAGSVITAMHHEQDMRHMGGLWRKIPFTYGTMMIGGLALTGFPFTAGYYSKDAIIETAFVSHSPFATYAWVMTVAAAALTAFYTWRQMFMTFHGKTRADHHTYDHAHESPLTMLIPLGVLSFGALFAGMILYPYFVGHDVDHFFRESIFMASDNKILEEMHHIPFWAKWAPTAMMAMGFGLAYWMYVANTAVPKALAKQNDVLYRFLLNKWYFDELYDFLFVRPTLWLGSFLWKQGDMRVIDGYGPNGVSARVIDVTNRVVRLQTGYLYHYAFVMLVGVAAFITWFMFGGAH, encoded by the coding sequence ATGCACCAGGCGATCGTATTTCTCCCCCTTGTCGGCTTTTTCATCGCCGGCCTGTTCGGCCGGCTGATCGGCGCGCGCGCCTCGGAGCTGGTGACGACCGGGCTGCTCATGATCTCCGCGTTCTTCGCGTGGATCGTGTTCTTCCAGACCGCCTTCGGCGGTCAGTCGGGCACTGTCGAGCTGTTCACATGGATGGCGTCGGGCAAGCTCGATGTCACCTGGTCGATCCGCGTCGATACGCTGACCGCGGTGATGCTGATCCTGGTCACCACGGTGTCCTCGCTGGTGCATCTCTACTCCATGGGGTACATGCACGAAGACCCCAGCCGCCCGCGCTTTTTCGCCTATCTCTCGCTGTTCACCTTCGCCATGCTGACGCTGGTGACCAGTGACAATCTGGTGCAGCTTTTCTTCGGCTGGGAAGGGGTGGGCCTCGCTTCCTATCTGCTGATCGGCTTCTGGTACGACAAGCCGTCGGCCTGCGCGGCGGCGATGAAGGCGTTCATCGTCAACCGCGTCGGCGATTTCGGCTTCGCCCTCGGCATCTTCGCGGTGTATCTGATGACCGGGTCGGTGGCGTTCGAACAGGTCTTCGCCGCGGCACCCGCGCTGATGGACAAGAACATCCTGTTCCTCGGCCATGAGTGGCACGCGCCGACGGTGATCTGCCTGCTGCTGTTCATCGGTGCCATGGGCAAGTCGGCGCAGCTCGGCCTGCACACCTGGCTGCCGGACGCGATGGAAGGCCCGACCCCGGTGTCGGCGCTGATCCATGCCGCGACCATGGTCACCGCTGGCGTGTTCATGGTGGCGCGCCTGTCGCCCCTGTTCGAACTGTCGCCGACGGCGCTGAATGTGGTGCTGTTCGTCGGCGCCTCCACGGCCTTCTTCGCGGCGACCATCGGCTGCGTGCAGAATGACATCAAGCGGGTGATCGCCTATTCCACCTGTTCGCAGCTCGGCTACATGTTCACCGCGCTGGGCACCGGGGCCTATTCGGTCGGCGTGTTCCACCTGCTGACCCACGGCTTCTTCAAGGCTCTGCTGTTCCTCGCGGCCGGCTCGGTCATCACCGCGATGCACCACGAGCAGGACATGCGCCATATGGGCGGGCTGTGGCGGAAGATCCCCTTCACCTACGGCACGATGATGATCGGCGGCCTGGCTCTCACCGGCTTCCCCTTCACCGCCGGCTATTATTCCAAGGACGCGATCATCGAGACTGCCTTTGTCAGCCACAGCCCCTTCGCCACCTATGCCTGGGTGATGACGGTGGCGGCGGCGGCGCTCACCGCCTTCTACACCTGGCGGCAGATGTTCATGACCTTCCATGGCAAGACGCGGGCCGATCACCACACCTACGATCACGCCCATGAATCGCCGCTGACCATGCTCATTCCGCTCGGCGTGCTGTCGTTCGGGGCGCTGTTCGCCGGCATGATCCTCTACCCGTACTTTGTCGGGCACGATGTCGATCACTTCTTCCGGGAGTCGATCTTCATGGCCTCCGACAACAAGATCCTGGAAGAGATGCACCACATTCCGTTCTGGGCGAAATGGGCCCCGACGGCGATGATGGCGATGGGCTTCGGCCTGGCCTACTGGATGTATGTCGCCAACACGGCGGTGCCGAAGGCGCTCGCGAAGCAGAACGACGTGCTGTACCGCTTCCTGCTCAACAAGTGGTATTTCGACGAGCTCTATGACTTCCTGTTCGTGCGTCCGACCCTGTGGCTCGGCAGCTTCCTGTGGAAGCAGGGCGATATGCGGGTCATTGACGGCTACGGCCCCAATGGCGTGTCGGCCCGGGTCATCGACGTGACCAACCGCGTCGTGCGGCTGCAGACCGGCTATCTCTACCACTATGCCTTCGTGATGCTGGTGGGTGTCGCGGCCTTCATCACCTGGTTCATGTTCGGGGGCGCGCACTGA
- a CDS encoding NADH-quinone oxidoreductase subunit M: MYEWPILSVVTFLPLVGALLIILMIRGDDEVAKRNARWVALWATLVTFAISLLLLFGFDPSNPDFQFVEYQAWLGDVAAYRMGVDGISLPFVLLTTLLMPMCILASWDAIQHRVKEYMICFLVLETLMIGTFSVLDLLLFYFFFEGGLIPMFLIIGIWGHGRKVYAAFKFFLYTLAGSVLMMLAIMAIYWQSGTTDIAVLLKHDFPAGMQYWLWIAFFASFAVKMPMWPVHTWLPDAHVEAPTAGSVILAAIMLKMGGYGLLRFSLPMFPEASAYFAPFVFALSVIAIIYTSLVALRQDDMKKLIAYSSIAHMGYVTMGIFTMTQEGIQGAVFQMVSHGFVSGALFLCVGVLYDRMHTREIAAYGGLVFRMPVYATLFMVFTMANVGLPGTSGFIGEFLTLLAAFGRNTWVAFFATTGVVFSAAYALWLYRRVVFGALEKESLKSIRDVNPRELVTLVPLLFFTILFGVWPQPILDACNVAVNAIVARADVAAGAIRAAALVLP, translated from the coding sequence ATGTATGAGTGGCCCATTCTCTCCGTCGTTACCTTCCTGCCGCTCGTCGGTGCGCTGCTGATCATCCTTATGATCCGCGGCGATGATGAGGTGGCCAAGCGCAATGCCCGCTGGGTGGCGCTGTGGGCGACGCTCGTCACCTTCGCCATCTCGCTGCTGCTGCTGTTCGGCTTCGATCCGTCGAACCCGGATTTCCAGTTCGTCGAGTATCAGGCGTGGCTCGGCGATGTCGCGGCCTACCGCATGGGCGTTGACGGCATTTCGCTGCCCTTCGTGCTGCTGACGACGCTGCTGATGCCGATGTGCATCCTGGCGAGCTGGGATGCGATCCAGCACCGCGTCAAGGAGTACATGATCTGCTTCCTGGTGCTGGAAACGCTGATGATCGGCACCTTCTCCGTGCTCGATCTGCTGCTGTTCTACTTCTTCTTCGAAGGCGGCCTGATCCCGATGTTCCTCATCATCGGCATCTGGGGACATGGGCGAAAGGTCTACGCGGCCTTCAAGTTCTTCCTCTACACGCTGGCCGGCTCGGTGCTGATGATGCTCGCCATCATGGCGATCTACTGGCAGTCGGGCACCACCGACATCGCAGTCCTGTTGAAGCATGATTTCCCGGCGGGCATGCAGTACTGGCTCTGGATCGCCTTCTTCGCCTCCTTCGCGGTGAAGATGCCGATGTGGCCGGTGCATACCTGGCTTCCCGACGCGCATGTCGAGGCGCCGACGGCGGGCTCGGTGATCCTGGCGGCCATCATGCTGAAGATGGGGGGCTACGGGCTGCTGCGCTTCTCGCTGCCCATGTTCCCCGAGGCCTCCGCCTATTTCGCGCCCTTCGTCTTCGCCCTCTCGGTGATCGCCATCATCTACACGTCGCTGGTCGCCCTGCGGCAGGACGACATGAAGAAGCTGATCGCCTATTCCTCCATCGCCCATATGGGCTATGTGACGATGGGCATCTTCACAATGACCCAGGAAGGCATCCAGGGCGCTGTGTTCCAGATGGTCAGCCACGGCTTCGTCTCGGGCGCGCTGTTCCTGTGCGTGGGCGTGCTCTATGACCGCATGCACACCCGCGAGATCGCGGCCTATGGCGGGCTTGTCTTCCGCATGCCGGTCTACGCCACACTGTTCATGGTGTTCACCATGGCCAATGTCGGCCTGCCGGGCACGTCGGGCTTCATCGGTGAGTTCCTCACCCTGCTGGCGGCCTTCGGGCGCAACACCTGGGTTGCCTTCTTCGCCACCACCGGCGTCGTCTTCTCCGCCGCCTATGCGCTCTGGCTGTACCGCCGGGTCGTCTTCGGTGCGTTGGAAAAGGAAAGCCTGAAGAGCATCCGCGACGTGAACCCGCGCGAACTGGTCACGCTCGTTCCGCTGCTGTTCTTCACCATCCTGTTCGGCGTCTGGCCGCAGCCGATCCTCGACGCCTGCAACGTCGCGGTGAACGCGATCGTTGCCCGCGCCGATGTCGCCGCCGGCGCCATCCGGGCCGCCGCGCTGGTGCTGCCTTGA
- a CDS encoding NADH-quinone oxidoreductase subunit J, with amino-acid sequence MSLAALFFYLFAGVAVASAFMVIASRNPVHSVLFLILTFVNASGLFILIGAEYIAMLLIVVYVGAVAVLFLFVVMMLDVDFVELRQGFLQYLPVGVLIGMVFLAELVLVVGSWSFGAGVTGAVTSATPEVSNAVAIGRVLYTDYVYFFQAAGFILLVAMIGAIVLTLRHKENVKRQSIPVQNARTKAMAIDVVKVPSGKGL; translated from the coding sequence ATGAGCCTCGCCGCGCTGTTCTTCTATCTCTTCGCCGGGGTCGCCGTGGCCTCGGCCTTCATGGTCATCGCGTCGCGGAACCCGGTCCATTCGGTGCTGTTCCTGATCCTGACCTTCGTCAACGCCTCCGGCCTGTTCATCCTGATCGGCGCCGAATACATCGCGATGCTGCTCATCGTGGTCTATGTCGGCGCGGTGGCGGTGCTGTTCCTGTTCGTGGTGATGATGCTGGACGTGGATTTCGTCGAGCTGCGCCAGGGCTTCCTTCAATACCTGCCGGTCGGCGTGCTGATCGGCATGGTGTTCCTCGCCGAGCTGGTGCTTGTCGTCGGTTCCTGGAGCTTCGGCGCCGGCGTCACCGGCGCGGTCACCTCGGCGACGCCCGAGGTGTCGAACGCGGTGGCGATCGGCCGGGTGCTGTACACGGATTATGTCTATTTCTTCCAGGCGGCCGGGTTCATCCTGCTCGTCGCCATGATCGGTGCCATCGTGCTGACGCTCCGCCACAAGGAGAACGTCAAGCGCCAGAGCATTCCGGTCCAGAACGCGCGCACCAAGGCGATGGCGATTGATGTCGTCAAGGTGCCTTCCGGCAAGGGGCTCTGA
- a CDS encoding biotin--[acetyl-CoA-carboxylase] ligase yields the protein MALTPVATPVVRFDTVGSTNEAALARTGGAAPCWFVAARQTGGRGRRGRPWVSEPGNLYASLLLRDAGSPAHQPELCFVAALALYDAVRAVTGIDPLRISLKWPNDVMIDGAKLAGILLEGAAVPGGWAATVIGFGVNCAHHPADTPYPTTDLAAAGYPTDPPALLAALDAAMRARLAEWAGGAGFGHIREAWLSRASGLGKAMTARLGSREVAGVFEALDSSGAMVLRRHDGVRETISAGDVFPTPAASG from the coding sequence ATGGCGCTCACGCCGGTCGCGACGCCGGTCGTTCGCTTCGACACCGTCGGTTCCACCAATGAAGCCGCGCTGGCCCGGACGGGCGGCGCGGCGCCTTGCTGGTTCGTCGCGGCGCGGCAGACCGGGGGGCGCGGCCGGCGCGGTCGGCCCTGGGTGTCGGAACCCGGCAATCTCTATGCCTCGCTGCTGCTGAGGGATGCGGGTTCGCCGGCGCACCAGCCCGAACTCTGCTTTGTCGCCGCCCTGGCGCTGTACGACGCGGTGCGGGCGGTCACCGGCATTGATCCGCTGCGCATCAGCCTCAAATGGCCGAATGATGTGATGATCGACGGCGCCAAGCTCGCCGGCATCCTGCTGGAAGGCGCGGCGGTGCCGGGTGGGTGGGCGGCGACGGTGATCGGCTTCGGCGTCAACTGCGCCCACCACCCCGCCGACACGCCCTATCCCACCACGGATCTCGCCGCCGCAGGCTATCCCACCGATCCCCCGGCGCTGCTCGCGGCGCTGGATGCGGCGATGCGTGCGCGGCTGGCGGAATGGGCCGGGGGGGCAGGCTTCGGTCATATCCGTGAAGCGTGGCTGAGCCGGGCCAGCGGGCTCGGCAAGGCGATGACGGCGCGACTTGGCAGCCGGGAGGTTGCGGGAGTATTCGAGGCACTGGATTCTTCAGGTGCCATGGTTCTGCGCCGCCATGACGGCGTGCGCGAGACGATCAGCGCCGGCGACGTGTTTCCCACGCCCGCCGCGTCAGGGTGA
- the nuoI gene encoding NADH-quinone oxidoreductase subunit NuoI, with protein MRLDLAARQLLLTEFVSAFFLAMRYFFKPKATINYPFEKNPVSPRFRGEHALRRYPNGEERCIACKLCEAICPAQAITIEAGPRRNDGTRRTTRYDIDMVKCIYCGFCQEACPVDAIVEGPNFEFATETREELYYDKAKLLANGDRWEREIARNMALDAPYR; from the coding sequence ATGAGATTGGATCTGGCCGCACGCCAGCTACTGCTCACCGAGTTCGTCTCGGCGTTCTTCCTGGCGATGCGCTATTTCTTCAAGCCGAAGGCGACGATCAACTATCCCTTCGAGAAGAACCCGGTGTCGCCGCGTTTCCGCGGAGAGCACGCGCTGCGCCGCTACCCCAATGGGGAAGAGCGCTGCATCGCCTGCAAGCTGTGCGAGGCGATCTGCCCGGCGCAGGCCATCACCATCGAGGCCGGCCCGCGCCGCAATGACGGCACCCGCCGCACCACCCGTTACGACATCGACATGGTGAAGTGCATCTATTGCGGCTTCTGCCAGGAAGCCTGCCCGGTCGATGCCATCGTCGAGGGACCGAACTTCGAGTTCGCCACCGAGACGCGCGAGGAACTCTATTACGACAAGGCCAAGCTGCTCGCGAATGGCGACCGCTGGGAGCGCGAGATCGCGCGCAACATGGCGCTTGACGCGCCGTACCGTTGA
- the nuoK gene encoding NADH-quinone oxidoreductase subunit NuoK, which produces MAIGLPHYLTVAAILFTLGTLGIFLNRKNVIVILMSVELILLAVNINLVAFSVFLGNIVGQVFALFVLTVAAAEAAIGLAILVVFYRNRGSIAVEDINTMKG; this is translated from the coding sequence ATGGCGATCGGCCTTCCGCACTATCTGACCGTCGCGGCGATCCTGTTCACGCTCGGCACGCTCGGCATCTTCCTCAACCGGAAGAACGTCATCGTCATCCTGATGTCGGTGGAGCTCATCCTGCTGGCGGTGAACATCAACCTCGTCGCCTTCTCCGTCTTCCTCGGCAACATCGTCGGGCAGGTCTTCGCCCTGTTCGTGCTGACGGTCGCCGCCGCCGAGGCCGCCATCGGCCTCGCCATCCTCGTGGTGTTCTACCGCAATCGCGGGTCGATCGCCGTCGAGGACATCAACACCATGAAGGGCTGA
- the nuoN gene encoding NADH-quinone oxidoreductase subunit NuoN — protein sequence MTLSLAALGPALPELLLALSALALLMLGAYAGPKSTDTVNGLALAALFGALVLVLIGPGEATLFHGAFQVDAFGRFMKVLALVGAGGTLAMSVDWLKTEKQDRFEYPVLVLLSTLGMMVLISAGDLIALYMGLELMSLALYVIAANNRDSVRSTEAGLKYFVLGALSSGMLLYGASLIYGFTGSVNFAQIAEAAREPSLGLIFGIVFTFAGLCFKVSAVPFHMWTPDVYEGAPAPVTAFFASAPKVAAMAVFVRFAMEALPNVVHQWQQIVVFVSIASMALGSFAAIGQRNFKRLMAYSSIGHMGFALVGLAAGTAQGVQGVLVYMAIYLVMTLGTFACILSMRRKDGMVETYDELAGLAHTSPVKAFMLAVLMFSLAGIPPLAGFLAKYYVFLAAIEAGLYGLAVIGVLTSVVGAFYYLRIVKIMYFDEPAAPFEPMRSEPRVVLAISGAFTLLFFVYPAPLIAAAGAAARALF from the coding sequence ATGACCCTCTCCCTCGCCGCGCTCGGCCCCGCGCTGCCCGAATTGCTGCTGGCGCTCTCCGCCCTGGCGCTGCTGATGCTCGGCGCCTATGCCGGGCCGAAATCGACCGACACGGTGAACGGGCTGGCGCTCGCCGCGCTGTTCGGCGCGCTGGTGCTGGTGCTGATCGGCCCCGGCGAGGCGACGCTGTTCCACGGTGCCTTCCAGGTCGATGCCTTTGGCCGCTTCATGAAGGTGCTGGCGCTGGTCGGCGCCGGCGGGACGCTGGCCATGTCGGTGGACTGGCTGAAGACCGAGAAGCAGGACCGCTTCGAATATCCGGTCCTGGTCCTGCTCTCGACCCTCGGCATGATGGTGCTGATCTCGGCCGGCGATCTCATCGCGCTCTATATGGGCCTCGAACTGATGAGTCTGGCGCTGTATGTGATCGCGGCCAATAACCGCGATTCCGTGCGCTCCACCGAGGCCGGCCTGAAATATTTCGTCCTCGGCGCGCTGTCCTCCGGCATGCTGCTCTATGGCGCCTCGCTGATCTATGGCTTCACCGGCTCGGTGAATTTCGCCCAGATCGCCGAGGCGGCGCGCGAGCCCTCGCTCGGCCTGATCTTCGGCATCGTGTTCACCTTCGCCGGCCTGTGCTTCAAGGTCTCGGCGGTGCCGTTCCACATGTGGACGCCGGATGTCTATGAGGGCGCTCCGGCCCCGGTCACCGCCTTCTTCGCCTCGGCGCCGAAGGTCGCGGCCATGGCGGTGTTCGTGCGCTTCGCCATGGAAGCACTGCCCAATGTGGTGCATCAGTGGCAGCAGATCGTCGTCTTCGTCTCCATCGCCTCCATGGCGCTCGGCTCCTTCGCCGCCATCGGCCAGCGCAACTTCAAGCGGCTGATGGCCTATTCCTCCATCGGCCATATGGGCTTCGCGCTGGTCGGCCTTGCCGCCGGCACGGCGCAGGGCGTGCAGGGCGTGCTGGTCTATATGGCGATCTATCTCGTCATGACGCTCGGCACCTTCGCCTGCATCCTCTCCATGCGGCGCAAGGACGGCATGGTCGAGACCTATGACGAACTCGCCGGCCTCGCCCATACCAGCCCGGTGAAGGCGTTCATGCTGGCGGTGCTGATGTTCTCGCTCGCCGGCATTCCGCCGCTCGCCGGCTTCCTCGCGAAATACTATGTGTTCCTGGCGGCGATCGAGGCCGGGCTGTACGGTCTGGCGGTGATCGGCGTTCTCACCAGCGTGGTCGGCGCCTTCTACTATCTGCGCATCGTCAAGATCATGTATTTCGACGAGCCGGCGGCGCCCTTCGAACCGATGCGCTCGGAGCCGCGGGTGGTGCTGGCCATTTCCGGCGCCTTCACCCTGCTGTTCTTTGTGTATCCCGCGCCGCTGATCGCGGCGGCCGGGGCGGCGGCACGGGCGCTTTTCTGA